In Ostrea edulis chromosome 4, xbOstEdul1.1, whole genome shotgun sequence, a single window of DNA contains:
- the LOC125669805 gene encoding armadillo repeat-containing protein 7-like, which translates to MFSTKEQLSKRTGPHGIGRFSYLQALVTEFQDTDSLESKQEVLANLANFAYDPVNYEYMRTLNVIDLFLDCLDETDEKLAEFGIGGLCNLCLDKINKEEILKNGGVKFVMKCLSSPNEETVLSAITTLMYLVTPVSKAEITALPIVECMLRFSESSNPRLSNLAKVFLEDYCDGAQIEAARQVQERRSAQSSNH; encoded by the exons ATGTTTAGCACTAAAGAACAGCTCTCAAAGAGAACCGGACCCCATGGAATCGGTCGGTTCAGCTATTTGCAAGCTTTAGTGACCGAATTTCAGGACACAGACAGTCTGG AAAGCAAGCAGGAAGTTTTGGCAAATTTGGCGAATTTTGCTTATGATCCCGTGAACTATGAATACATGAGGACTTTGAATGTCATAGACCTTTTCCTAG ACTGTCTAGATGAAACAGACGAGAAGTTGGCAGAGTTTGGTATTGGGGGTCTCTGTAATTTGTGTCTAG acAAAATCAACAAAGAAGAAATCTTAAAGAATGGTGGAGTAAAATTTGTGATGAAATGCTTGTCAAG CCCTAACGAAGAGACAGTCCTGTCTGCTATTACTACCCTAATGTACCTCGTGACCCCGGTATCCAAGGCAG AGATAACCGCCCTGCCCATTGTAGAATGCATGCTGCGTTTTTCTGAGTCCTCAAACCCAAGGTTGAGTAACCTGGCCAAGGTTTTCCTGGAG GACTACTGTGATGGAGCCCAGATCGAGGCTGCCAGACAGGTCCAAGAGAGAAGGAGTGCACAAAGTTCAAATCACTGA